The following proteins come from a genomic window of Coffea arabica cultivar ET-39 chromosome 11c, Coffea Arabica ET-39 HiFi, whole genome shotgun sequence:
- the LOC113716364 gene encoding uncharacterized protein isoform X1: MTDSRTSTSSSSDSSGTLPVPPPNGVQGRISADGRHALPPDVSRQWRDVFWLALFVLHLILVGFVLGVLGYNRFKTKDRLNIDKYTMGFLENQAGLTEDYWPMYALAAGVGTILGWIWLSLLGSLANGMMKIAVHFLTTYLAVISVLCFWGKQFAWGVVFAIGAALQFLYVISVIDRLPFTMLVLRRAVKMVWSLPEVMGVSCGFMLVMLLWLALWSFGVAGVVALSLGDSGRWWLLLVFSISLFWTGAVLCNIVHVIVSGMVFLVLIHGGRDVESMPSKPLVNSLQFAMTKSFGSICYGSLFTAAIRTLRWEIRGIRSKIGNNECLLCLVDFLFHLVETLVRFFNKYAYVQIAVYGKNFNHSARDAWELFQSTGVEALVAYDCSGAVLLMGTVLGGLVVGTCSGVWTRIHHPDRVIMVGSTAMLIGMILVGLAMVVIESAVTSIYICYAEDPLLIHRWDAEFFLQMSETLHQRLQHRSARAREVLRRFDGQTQQTLAA; encoded by the exons ATGACTGACTCCCGAACTTCCACCTCTTCTTCCTCCGACTCCTCCGGCACCCTCCCCGTCCCTCCGCCG AATGGTGTGCAGGGTCGGATTAGTGCAGATGGCAGACATGCACTACCTCCAGATGTCTCACGCCAATGGCGGGATGTGTTTTGGTTAGCTTTGTTTGTCTTGCACTTGATTTTGGTAGGTTTTGTTCTTGGGGTACTAGGATATAATAGGTTTAAGACGAAGGATAGGCTCAACATCGATAAGTATACGATGGGATTTCTTGAGAATCAAGCAGGATTGACAGAGGATTATTGGCCAATGTATGCTTTGGCTGCTGGCGTGGGGACAATTCTCGGGTGGATCTGGTTGTCTTTATTGGGTTCACTTGCAAATGGAATGATGAAGATAGCAGTTCACTTCTTGACTACTTATCTTGCGGTTATCAGTGTGTTGTGCTTTTGGGGGAAGCAGTTTGCCTGGGGTGTTGTATTTGCCATTGGTGCAGCCTTGCAGTTCTTATATGTCATCTCTGTCATAGACAG ACTTCCATTTACCATGCTTGTTTTACGAAGAGCTGTCAAGATGGTATGGAGTCTACCTGAAGTTATGGGGGTTTCATGTGGGTTTATGCTAGTTATGCTTCTTTGGTTGGCACTGTGGTCCTTTGGAGTAGCTGGTGTTGTAGCTTTAAGCTTAGGTGACAGTGGGCGCTGGTGGCTTCTTTTG GTTTTCTCTATCAGTTTGTTCTGGACTGGAGCGGTTCTTTGTAACATCGTTCATGTTATAGTATCAGGAATGGTTTTTCTTGTTCTTATTCATGGTGGTCGAGATGTAGAATCAATGCCTTCCAAGCCACTTGTGAATTCGTTGCAGTTTGCTATGACAAAATCTTTTGGCAGCATTTGCTATGGATCACTGTTTACAGCTGCTATTCGGACATTGCGCTGGGAG ATTAGGGGAATCAGGTCAAAGATTGGAAATAACGAGTGTTTACTCTGCCTTGTGGATTTCCTGTTTCATTTGGTGGAGACTTTAGTTCGATTTTTCAACAAGTATGCTTATGTCCAG ATTGCagtttatggtaaaaacttcaacCACTCAGCTAGAGATGCGTGGGAGTTATTTCAATCAACAGGTGTCGAAGCACTTGTTGCCTACGATTGTTCTGGTGCTGTTCTACTAATGGGCACTGTCTTGGGTGGGCTCGTGGTTGGAACTTGTTCAGGAGTTTGGACAAGGATTCACCATCCAGACAGGGTGATAATGGTGGGATCTACAGCCATGTTAATAGGAATGATCTTG GTTGGATTGGCGATGGTGGTTATAGAAAGTGCTGTAACGTCCATATACATTTGTTATGCAGAAGATCCGTTGTTGATACACAGGTGGGATGCAGAATTTTTCCTCCAGATGTCAGAGACGCTTCACCAACGCCTTCAACACAGAAGTGCAAGGGCAAGGGAAGTGCTGCGTAGATTCGACGGTCAAACACAGCAAACACTAGCTGCTTGA
- the LOC113716364 gene encoding uncharacterized protein isoform X2, translated as MTDSRTSTSSSSDSSGTLPVPPPNGVQGRISADGRHALPPDVSRQWRDVFWLALFVLHLILVGFVLGVLGYNRFKTKDRLNIDKYTMGFLENQAGLTEDYWPMYALAAGVGTILGWIWLSLLGSLANGMMKIAVHFLTTYLAVISVLCFWGKQFAWGVVFAIGAALQFLYVISVIDRLPFTMLVLRRAVKMVWSLPEVMGVSCGFMLVMLLWLALWSFGVAGVVALSLGDSGRWWLLLVFSISLFWTGAVLCNIVHVIVSGMVFLVLIHGGRDVESMPSKPLVNSLQFAMTKSFGSICYGSLFTAAIRTLRWEIRGIRSKIGNNECLLCLVDFLFHLVETLVRFFNKYAYVQIAVYGKNFNHSARDAWELFQSTGVEALVAYDCSGAVLLMGTVLGGLVVGTCSGVWTRIHHPDRVIMVGSTAMLIGMILKIRC; from the exons ATGACTGACTCCCGAACTTCCACCTCTTCTTCCTCCGACTCCTCCGGCACCCTCCCCGTCCCTCCGCCG AATGGTGTGCAGGGTCGGATTAGTGCAGATGGCAGACATGCACTACCTCCAGATGTCTCACGCCAATGGCGGGATGTGTTTTGGTTAGCTTTGTTTGTCTTGCACTTGATTTTGGTAGGTTTTGTTCTTGGGGTACTAGGATATAATAGGTTTAAGACGAAGGATAGGCTCAACATCGATAAGTATACGATGGGATTTCTTGAGAATCAAGCAGGATTGACAGAGGATTATTGGCCAATGTATGCTTTGGCTGCTGGCGTGGGGACAATTCTCGGGTGGATCTGGTTGTCTTTATTGGGTTCACTTGCAAATGGAATGATGAAGATAGCAGTTCACTTCTTGACTACTTATCTTGCGGTTATCAGTGTGTTGTGCTTTTGGGGGAAGCAGTTTGCCTGGGGTGTTGTATTTGCCATTGGTGCAGCCTTGCAGTTCTTATATGTCATCTCTGTCATAGACAG ACTTCCATTTACCATGCTTGTTTTACGAAGAGCTGTCAAGATGGTATGGAGTCTACCTGAAGTTATGGGGGTTTCATGTGGGTTTATGCTAGTTATGCTTCTTTGGTTGGCACTGTGGTCCTTTGGAGTAGCTGGTGTTGTAGCTTTAAGCTTAGGTGACAGTGGGCGCTGGTGGCTTCTTTTG GTTTTCTCTATCAGTTTGTTCTGGACTGGAGCGGTTCTTTGTAACATCGTTCATGTTATAGTATCAGGAATGGTTTTTCTTGTTCTTATTCATGGTGGTCGAGATGTAGAATCAATGCCTTCCAAGCCACTTGTGAATTCGTTGCAGTTTGCTATGACAAAATCTTTTGGCAGCATTTGCTATGGATCACTGTTTACAGCTGCTATTCGGACATTGCGCTGGGAG ATTAGGGGAATCAGGTCAAAGATTGGAAATAACGAGTGTTTACTCTGCCTTGTGGATTTCCTGTTTCATTTGGTGGAGACTTTAGTTCGATTTTTCAACAAGTATGCTTATGTCCAG ATTGCagtttatggtaaaaacttcaacCACTCAGCTAGAGATGCGTGGGAGTTATTTCAATCAACAGGTGTCGAAGCACTTGTTGCCTACGATTGTTCTGGTGCTGTTCTACTAATGGGCACTGTCTTGGGTGGGCTCGTGGTTGGAACTTGTTCAGGAGTTTGGACAAGGATTCACCATCCAGACAGGGTGATAATGGTGGGATCTACAGCCATGTTAATAGGAATGATCTTG AAGATCCGTTGTTGA